Below is a window of Enterococcus gilvus ATCC BAA-350 DNA.
AAAAAATGCGTCGTAGTAAAGTGAAGGTAGCGTATTACAAATGAGGAGGCAGACGTGATGGACAATACACAATTTGCGAGGGAAATGCTGGATCGCGCGCAAGAACGGTTTGAAGACACTTTCGATCAGATGACGACAGAAGAAGCCAACACAATGCCTGCACCATTGATCAAATCAGTGGTTTGGCTGATGTGGCATACGGCACGAGAGCTAGATATGCAGATCTCCGACATGAATGGGACGGAATACTTGTGGACAAGCAAAGGCTGGTCTGAAAAATTTGCTTTGGATTTGCCGGACGACACAGAAGACTATCGCCATACACCTGACGAAGCCGCAAAGGTCGTCGTATCTGATCGGCAATTGGTGTTGGATTATCTAGCCGACAGTATCGCCTTCACACAGGAATATTTGACGACACTGGATGAGCGCAGCCTGGATGACGTCATCGATACCAATTGGGACCCGCCAGTCACGCGGCAAGTACGTCTCATCTCGGCGATCGATGATGCCGTGATGCATTCGGGTCAAGCTGTGTATACAAGACGATTAGTAATTGGTAAATAAGAACGGCTAACAGCTCTTTCGTGAAGAAGGGGCTGTTTTTATTTGGGAAATGACAGCGAGGGTTTTCGATTGCCAAATAAAATCAAGCGTGCTATCCTTCTTTTGGTAAGAGGGATGGTGCTCCCCTCCTAACCGCTGACTCAATCAGCTGATGGCGCCTGTTATAAGTGAAATAGTTCTAAGACTTTAGCCAAATGGCTGGAATTTCTTAGAGGTATTCCATTTGTAACAGGCTTTTTTTGCGGGCTCCAGCAGGATAGAACGGGTAAAAACACAGAAATAGACGGTTTTATCGGGACACATAGAGTAGTTAAAATCAAGGAGGAAACAAACATGACAGTCGTAATTGAAACAGTAAAAGCAAGAGAAATTTTTGATTCACGGGGAAACCCAACG
It encodes the following:
- a CDS encoding DinB family protein, whose translation is MDNTQFAREMLDRAQERFEDTFDQMTTEEANTMPAPLIKSVVWLMWHTARELDMQISDMNGTEYLWTSKGWSEKFALDLPDDTEDYRHTPDEAAKVVVSDRQLVLDYLADSIAFTQEYLTTLDERSLDDVIDTNWDPPVTRQVRLISAIDDAVMHSGQAVYTRRLVIGK